In the Balaenoptera acutorostrata chromosome 7, mBalAcu1.1, whole genome shotgun sequence genome, one interval contains:
- the ATP6V1F gene encoding V-type proton ATPase subunit F, which translates to MAGRGKLIAVIGDEDTVTGFLLGGIGELNKNRHPNFLVVEKDTTINEIEDTFRQFLNRDDIGIILINQYIAEMVRHALDAHQRSIPAVLEIPSKEHPYDAAKDSILRRARGMFTAEDLR; encoded by the exons atggcggggagggggaagctaaTTGCGGTGATCGGAGACGAGGACACGGTGACTGGCTTCCTGCTGGGCGGCATAGGGGAGCTTAACAAGAACCGCCACCCTAATTTCCTGGTGGTGGAGAAAGATACTACCATCAATGAGATCGAAGACACTTTCCG GCAGTTTCTAAACCGGGACGACATCGGCATCATCCTCATCAACCAGTACATCGCAGAGATGGTGCGGCACGCGCTCGATGCCCACCAGCGCTCCATTCCGGCCGTGCTGGAGATCCCATCCAAGGAGCACCCCTATGATGCTGCCAAGGACTCCATCCTGCGCAGGGCCAGGGGCATGTTCACGGCCGAAGACCTGCGCTAG